Proteins found in one Myxococcus virescens genomic segment:
- a CDS encoding RHS repeat-associated core domain-containing protein produces the protein MTEPAAGRGNGQESPASFSRVFTSLPGMEAGGVPRVYQTVDSCDAAGACSPGSVRHEWACATENAHAYERAIKNKRDAWEVYVHAPSGEGAGAPAMTMEKRTVLRGAQDMAGTGALIEEHYTHSYGPGGQQQLASVEKASLLGGADERARTYHRYNTSGRLVASIRSGWTRDMDRQTNAWSTQKRWIGTFYFVQRTGEETSDPLGRVLEVHGPCWVDGEAATDCQAGTNYPLTQYFYWADSETTGFRKNQLRRVARFPAGPSSAPVDTRFNAYDVAGNVTERVDANGVTTVFTWNDGLLTAQTVRTSGPQTDIVTRFGYDDGHLAWVQRPEANFEVFCYRTGTPSGACSGGTLTENLQWKARAADSTGAVWTEKVAFTYWPDGSLKEERFLEAPGVARRVRSFAADAHLRPTHEKWGVGPGSYTSARSFDGADNLTGVGHAFNAPPAWCGVGPNGVPSAAVCSSLSYDRANRLEQVDEFPSEGQGQRLLLRYDAHGNVSSLKAGCLSSNTFEACTQPSATFTYDDFGNLVEVAPPQMNGAMRYAYDALGNKTVEVSPYMGSTFKIPLLFTYDHLSRLVQVQALYADADFVFTHYKLAYDNEGTPPSGCATQLKSMGRLRYREDSFGRTWYQYDDFGRVVREIRVRANASGCGQGLDLDPDTHYSYTPNGNLASITYPHGRQVSYVHGVGAGVDRVTAVDVTHHDGTEWQTRRVISGVVWEPYGGLRGYQQQHVRADVTRSVEYMLGDDASMPPATSAAACADTPPSAASTDLTGRLRSLRVSSGPLSPGSGTGDIYSRTYTWTADLVRRIDTCLLDSTQAQTEEFSYDRTLRLTSASRPSGNLAAAGGPYASRTYVFDRRGNRTSSSEDGLSRTTTYHFYGPQDPDHLFVENSGPGPMFANTFYYDPNGNVSRKATNRLTTGDSHTHLNLNPADGVRDQHMRSMSVGWTNSYYVYLYDAFNRRRLKDYPTGVREEFFHDLGDQLLSDRGGDRILAPVNYLIEDDFVWLGGRPVAVVRGKFTPQWTRLSDDSPECARNGDPAACGLYFIVTDHAGRPVLMMDADGRITGTGEYDPLGHVNRVSHYAMSGNPYGDGLDQELTRFQQPARSASLKLQARVLFSLIDTEPAHDYVFLKDGSTGAQLAGPYSGTNRGMVWSDWVEATNGEVAVQFVTNMTCDAATCGADAGVPSNCTCPGTARRRGVAIPAYEYRRFENGAAPFWTNLRRVGQYYDTESDLFDEGMRSYDPSVGRYFQPDPRVLDPQVIISNALQGRSAAPYVYAHNNPLQSLRTEAEANMRLPGGSTWNGHPAPGASLGEDPRHGVELNLGIVRDSTRRDVTGP, from the coding sequence GTGACGGAGCCTGCAGCGGGTCGCGGGAACGGGCAGGAGTCGCCGGCATCTTTCTCACGCGTCTTCACCTCCCTGCCCGGCATGGAGGCGGGTGGTGTCCCTCGCGTCTACCAGACGGTGGACTCATGTGACGCCGCCGGGGCATGCAGCCCAGGCAGCGTGCGCCACGAATGGGCCTGTGCGACCGAGAACGCGCACGCCTACGAGCGCGCCATCAAGAACAAGCGGGATGCCTGGGAGGTGTACGTCCACGCTCCGTCCGGTGAGGGAGCCGGGGCGCCCGCAATGACGATGGAGAAGAGGACCGTGCTCCGCGGGGCCCAGGACATGGCGGGCACTGGCGCACTCATCGAAGAGCACTACACCCACAGCTACGGGCCCGGTGGACAGCAGCAGTTGGCTTCGGTGGAGAAGGCCAGCTTGCTGGGCGGCGCTGACGAGCGGGCCCGGACTTACCACCGCTACAACACCTCGGGCCGGCTGGTGGCTTCCATTCGTTCCGGGTGGACTCGTGACATGGACAGGCAGACGAATGCCTGGAGCACCCAGAAGCGGTGGATTGGCACCTTCTACTTCGTTCAGCGCACGGGTGAGGAGACCTCGGATCCATTGGGGCGGGTCCTCGAGGTCCACGGCCCTTGCTGGGTGGATGGCGAGGCCGCCACGGACTGCCAGGCTGGAACCAACTACCCGCTCACACAATACTTCTACTGGGCGGACTCGGAGACCACGGGCTTCCGCAAGAACCAGCTGAGGCGGGTGGCTCGCTTTCCCGCAGGCCCGTCAAGCGCGCCCGTCGACACGCGATTCAACGCATATGATGTCGCTGGAAACGTCACTGAGCGCGTCGATGCGAACGGCGTGACCACCGTCTTCACCTGGAATGATGGCCTTCTGACGGCGCAGACGGTGCGAACCTCCGGGCCACAAACGGACATCGTCACCCGCTTTGGCTATGACGACGGGCACCTCGCGTGGGTGCAGCGGCCTGAAGCGAATTTCGAGGTGTTCTGCTACCGCACCGGGACACCCTCTGGGGCCTGTAGTGGCGGAACACTCACCGAGAACCTTCAATGGAAGGCTCGGGCGGCGGATAGCACGGGAGCCGTCTGGACGGAGAAGGTCGCCTTCACATATTGGCCGGACGGTTCCTTGAAGGAAGAGCGATTCCTGGAGGCACCGGGCGTGGCTCGTCGCGTGCGCTCCTTCGCCGCGGATGCGCATCTGCGCCCCACGCACGAGAAGTGGGGTGTTGGGCCTGGCAGCTACACGAGCGCGAGGTCATTTGACGGTGCGGACAACCTGACTGGGGTTGGACATGCCTTCAACGCCCCGCCTGCGTGGTGCGGTGTGGGGCCCAATGGCGTGCCGTCGGCTGCGGTCTGCAGCTCGCTTTCGTACGACCGGGCGAACCGTCTCGAACAAGTCGACGAGTTTCCTTCCGAGGGGCAGGGACAGCGGTTGCTACTGCGCTACGACGCACACGGCAATGTTTCGTCCCTCAAGGCGGGTTGCCTCAGCAGCAATACCTTCGAGGCATGCACGCAGCCTTCCGCGACCTTCACCTATGACGACTTCGGCAATCTCGTGGAGGTCGCGCCCCCACAGATGAATGGCGCCATGCGCTATGCCTACGACGCGCTCGGCAACAAGACCGTCGAAGTCTCGCCGTACATGGGCAGTACCTTCAAGATCCCGCTGCTCTTCACGTACGACCATCTCTCCCGACTGGTCCAGGTCCAGGCGCTCTACGCAGACGCGGACTTCGTCTTTACGCACTACAAGCTCGCGTATGACAACGAGGGTACGCCTCCGTCTGGCTGTGCGACGCAGCTCAAGAGCATGGGCCGGCTTCGGTATCGGGAGGATAGTTTTGGGCGCACCTGGTACCAATATGATGACTTCGGCCGGGTGGTTCGCGAGATTCGGGTGCGGGCCAATGCGTCCGGGTGCGGCCAGGGGCTCGATCTCGATCCGGACACCCACTACAGCTACACGCCGAACGGTAACCTCGCATCCATCACGTATCCCCACGGCCGGCAGGTGTCGTACGTCCATGGCGTGGGGGCCGGCGTCGACCGGGTCACCGCCGTCGACGTGACACACCACGATGGCACGGAGTGGCAGACCCGACGCGTCATCAGCGGCGTGGTCTGGGAGCCGTACGGCGGTTTGAGGGGCTACCAGCAGCAGCACGTTCGTGCAGACGTCACCCGCTCGGTGGAGTACATGCTCGGGGACGATGCCTCCATGCCGCCGGCGACGTCAGCGGCGGCCTGCGCAGATACGCCGCCTTCAGCCGCGTCGACCGATCTGACAGGGCGACTCCGGTCCTTGCGCGTGTCGTCCGGGCCGCTCAGCCCTGGTTCGGGGACTGGGGACATCTACAGCCGCACCTATACATGGACCGCTGACCTGGTGCGCAGGATCGACACCTGTTTGCTCGACTCGACGCAGGCCCAGACAGAGGAGTTCTCCTACGACCGGACGTTGCGGCTCACGAGCGCAAGTCGTCCTTCTGGAAACCTTGCCGCGGCGGGAGGGCCGTATGCATCGAGGACCTACGTCTTCGACCGTCGAGGCAATCGCACATCGTCCTCGGAAGACGGTCTCAGTAGGACGACGACCTATCATTTTTACGGCCCCCAGGATCCCGACCACTTGTTCGTCGAGAACTCGGGCCCGGGGCCCATGTTCGCCAACACCTTTTATTACGACCCGAATGGCAACGTGAGCAGGAAGGCCACGAACCGGCTCACGACGGGTGATAGTCATACCCATCTCAACCTGAATCCGGCGGACGGCGTGCGGGACCAGCACATGCGCTCGATGAGCGTGGGCTGGACGAACTCCTACTACGTCTACCTGTACGACGCCTTCAATCGTCGGCGTCTCAAGGACTATCCGACGGGCGTTCGTGAGGAGTTTTTTCACGACCTGGGCGACCAGTTGCTGTCGGACAGAGGCGGCGATCGGATCCTCGCGCCGGTGAACTACCTGATTGAGGATGACTTCGTGTGGTTGGGGGGCAGGCCGGTGGCCGTGGTTCGCGGCAAGTTCACGCCGCAGTGGACCCGACTGTCGGATGACTCGCCCGAGTGTGCACGCAACGGAGACCCGGCTGCCTGTGGTCTCTACTTCATCGTCACGGACCACGCCGGCAGGCCCGTGCTCATGATGGATGCGGATGGCCGCATCACGGGGACCGGCGAGTACGATCCGCTCGGACACGTCAATCGCGTATCCCATTACGCGATGTCCGGAAATCCCTACGGTGATGGCCTCGACCAGGAGTTGACTCGATTCCAGCAGCCGGCACGGAGCGCATCACTGAAGCTCCAGGCGCGGGTGCTTTTCAGCCTCATCGACACCGAGCCCGCACACGACTACGTGTTCCTCAAGGATGGGAGCACGGGCGCCCAGCTCGCAGGCCCCTACAGTGGCACGAACCGGGGCATGGTCTGGAGCGACTGGGTCGAAGCCACGAATGGCGAAGTCGCCGTGCAGTTCGTCACCAACATGACCTGCGATGCCGCCACCTGTGGTGCAGACGCGGGCGTGCCTTCGAACTGCACCTGTCCAGGAACCGCGCGGCGGCGTGGCGTCGCGATTCCCGCCTACGAGTACCGGCGTTTCGAGAACGGGGCAGCACCCTTCTGGACGAACCTCCGACGGGTGGGGCAGTACTACGACACCGAGTCGGACCTGTTCGACGAAGGCATGCGGTCCTACGACCCGAGCGTGGGACGGTATTTCCAGCCGGATCCGCGCGTCCTCGATCCTCAGGTCATCATCTCGAACGCGCTTCAGGGCCGGAGTGCCGCGCCCTACGTCTACGCCCACAACAATCCGCTCCAGAGCCTGCGCACGGAAGCGGAGGCCAACATGCGTCTTCCTGGGGGCTCGACCTGGAACGGCCATCCCGCTCCTGGAGCCTCTCTGGGGGAGGATCCCCGGCATGGGGTGGAGTTGAACCTGGGCATAGTGCGCGACAGCACGCGGCGTGACGTAACAGGGCCGTAA
- a CDS encoding peptidylprolyl isomerase, translating to MKLISYTRGAPAPRSLRRTSSAIVIFLTVASAYGCRDADVIAEVGHTELRRSDLVEFSSRRATGAEALDAELEALVGQARLAEQAVSAGLDQRADVRARLSAARREVLAQVFLQEELQGATSEANLRERFESTKASLARRQVHVRQVIIRIASNADAAERRRAMDRASLIYARIIGGEAFEDVAREVSQDEVSAVRGGDLGIVREGQVHASFFEAAAALKKDEVSKPFETPYGIHVVQALAPVETVMPTFEEARGRVAAEARREAESHLMKELETKIPVKRFPAALSALDGGTHASGASAGEGGQQ from the coding sequence ATGAAACTCATCTCCTACACTCGGGGCGCTCCAGCGCCCCGTTCGCTCAGGCGCACCTCGTCTGCAATTGTCATCTTCTTGACGGTTGCCTCAGCATACGGCTGCCGTGATGCCGATGTGATCGCGGAGGTAGGGCACACCGAACTTCGGCGCTCGGACCTGGTTGAGTTCTCCTCTAGACGCGCCACTGGCGCGGAGGCATTGGATGCCGAGCTCGAGGCGCTTGTCGGGCAGGCTCGCCTGGCTGAGCAAGCTGTTTCTGCCGGGCTTGATCAGCGAGCCGATGTACGTGCGCGGCTTTCGGCAGCTCGCCGCGAAGTTCTGGCGCAAGTATTCCTCCAGGAGGAGCTCCAAGGCGCCACGAGCGAAGCGAACTTGCGTGAGCGCTTTGAGTCCACGAAGGCGTCTTTGGCGCGGAGGCAAGTTCATGTCCGTCAGGTCATCATCAGGATTGCCTCCAATGCGGACGCGGCCGAGCGCCGAAGGGCCATGGACCGCGCAAGCCTCATCTATGCCCGAATCATTGGTGGGGAAGCCTTTGAAGACGTTGCTCGAGAGGTAAGTCAGGACGAGGTCTCCGCGGTGCGTGGAGGCGACCTCGGTATCGTTCGGGAAGGACAGGTTCACGCCTCGTTCTTCGAGGCCGCGGCTGCCTTGAAGAAAGATGAGGTGAGCAAGCCGTTCGAGACGCCCTATGGCATTCATGTGGTCCAGGCGCTTGCGCCCGTAGAAACCGTAATGCCGACGTTCGAAGAGGCGAGGGGACGCGTTGCCGCAGAGGCCCGGCGTGAGGCCGAAAGCCATCTGATGAAGGAGCTGGAGACGAAGATTCCCGTCAAGCGCTTTCCTGCGGCGCTATCGGCGCTCGATGGTGGTACTCACGCGTCAGGAGCTTCGGCCGGGGAAGGGGGACAACAATGA